From Scomber scombrus chromosome 6, fScoSco1.1, whole genome shotgun sequence, the proteins below share one genomic window:
- the c6h15orf61 gene encoding uncharacterized protein C15orf61 homolog, which yields MKELLRNIHRLFVKVALFPSTFGRRVPLPAASEVLTCHLLQRRLPPWTSYCVRYSAVHNDQFGLSNFNWTVQGSNYQILRTGCFPFIKYHCTKAPAQNLDFEDKFFSMLKVINLGIPCLAYGIGCWMVVGAKETVQTSVGPVTVYFAYKEDEGAQY from the exons ATGAAGGAGCTTTTGAGAAACATACACCGCTTGTTTGTAAAGGTCGCCCTCTTTCCGAGCACATTTGGCAGGAGGGTGCCTCTGCCCGCTGCCTCTGAGGTGCTCACCTGTCACCTGCTGCAGCGTCGCCTCCCGCCATGGACCTCCTACTGCGTGCGCTACTCTGCCGTCCATAACGACCAGTTTGGGCTGTCCAACTTTAACTGGACAGTTCAGGGCTCCAACTATCAAATACTGAGAACAGGCTGCTTCCCCTTTATCAAATATCACTGCACCAAAGCCCCAGCACAGAACCTGGACTTTGAGGACAAGTTTTTCAGCATGTTGAAGGTTATTAATCTAG GTATCCCATGTTTGGCCTATGGTATTGGTTGCTGGATGGTGGTGGGCGCTAAAGAAACAGTCCAGACGAGTGTCGGACCCGTCACAGTCTATTTTGCCTACAAGGAAGACGAAGGTGCACAGTATTAA